The DNA sequence TGGAAAAGTCTGTTGAAATAATCATTAATTCTAACAAACACGAGGAAACCGTTGAAGAAAACTAAATTTATTCAATCGCTTGGTGAGATAAATGAAAAGACTAATATTAGTGAAATATTTTATGACTATTTTACTAAGCAAAGTAAAGAATTAAACTCACAGGTAAAATTTCACGTAATAGTAAATTTATTTGAAGGTTCTGAGAACAACCCAGTTTTTATAAAAGAAATCATAAAAAACGAAAAAGAAAATATTTTGGAGAACTTAAATACTTTTTTAGAAACATCGATAATTGAAAAAACTGAAAGTGATGAGGCGATAGATCTTGATGTTTTAAAGAGAATTACTGAATTTATGTTGTTAAAGAATGTTGAAATACCAGAAGCATTGTCTGAAAATACAATAGAAAGCATTAATGGTATTTATGGCGAAGTACCTAAGAAAGGTTTGTTGAATGGTGTGAACCAAAATAATATTCATTCAAAGCCTGATGTTGACAAACTCATTCAAAACAAGTCATTACTACAATTATTTTTTATTCACAGTATAAATATTTCTAGTAAATTCAAGGAAACGACACAAATACATGATATAATTGGATTCTATTGTTTTTTGTTGAATAGAAATTTGATTGAAATATCAAATGATATGCTTATTCCTTTATCATTAATATCCATATTATGGAATTATACTAATGAGAATTTTCGTTATAACAATAATATTTCTGTTAGTACAAATGAGATTTTTAGATATTTAGATTTGAAAAATGCTAATTTTAAGGAATATCTTATAATAATTCAGCACGCAAATAAAGAGTATGAATTTTTACTGATATTAGCAGAGACTGAAGATCTGAAAGAATATAAAAATTATATTTTATATAGTATGTTAGAAAATGGAGTTCATGAAAATTATTTGATTGATTTCTGTGATTTATTTATTACTTATTCTTCTGAAAAGTTTTCGGAGGCAGTTGTTGCAAAAACCAAGGAACAGGAAGACTGGTATAAAAATTATGTTCTAAAATATTTGGAAAGAGATGATAATGATAATATTGTCAAATTTATCAACTTCTTGGAGTCAGAGAACTTACAATGGCATAAGAATAAAGATATATTAAACAAACTTGTGAAGTTTTCAAAAAATTTGCTACTAAGCGGAATTGAAAAATTGATTTTAGAAAAAGGTAGATCTTCTGAGCTTGAACTTGTTTTAAATACTTCCCATTATAAGAAATTAAGTATTAGCTATTCCCATGGTGATGTCGGGAGTGATTTGATTGAAATTTTTATTAGATTAGAAAATGAGGAAGATGAGTATTTATTAAAAGCAACAAAAGAAATTTTCGGAAATATTGAAAGAATTTTCAGTAAACCTTCTCTTAAAGATACTTTTGTTCCAAAGCTAATTAAAAGAATAATTAATGACACGGATAACATAAACAAAACTCAAAAAGATTTAATTGTTCAGTTAAAAAATATAAATGTAGAAGAAAGCATTGTTCGTGATTATTTTAACAAAATATTAGATATTGATAATGTTTATGATTATCAAATATTTAAGCATTTGCTCAAAAATACTAATTTAGACAAAAATGATTTAAAACATTTTCAAGAGGAATTTAAAACAAAACAAGACAATAAAGAATTAGATGATGAGTTGTTAGAGATAATTGATGAAACTCTAAAGATACTTGGGAATAAACTTAACTAAATTTGCAATTATGACGGTGTAAAGTTTAGTGTAATTTTTTATAATAAGTTTAAGATAGCTAGTTTGCTTTGATAATGTTTTGGCCTCTGGGCGATTGTGATATTACTGTGATAAAATTGTGATAAAATCCATTATTTTGTGATTATAAATGATTATAGCAAAAATCCTGAAACCCTTTAAAATCAAGGTTTTGTGGACATAAATATAATCATTTATAATATAGAAGTTCATTTTCGAGTCCCGTCGCCCGCTTTATTTTTCCCTTTTAATATCAACAACTTAATTTGAATGTGTTCCCCATATTTACCAGCCTTTTAGGCTGGTGCTATGCGTTTTCCCCCCTGTGATAAAATTGTGATAGTGTTTGACATTGTTTCCAACAGCCTCTACATTTAACTCATGAAAAAAGAGAAAGCTTATAAACTTTTATCCGCACAGGAAGGTATTTCCAACAGAGCAGCAAAAGATCTTATCGACCGCGGAGTGGTTTTTGCCGGCGGAGAACATCTAAAAATTGCCCGTACTGAATTGCCTGTAGATACAGTTCTCAAAATAAGACGTAATGAACTGGATGAGGTTGAAGTTCTCTTTGAAGATGAAAACCTTTTTGCTGTGAATAAATCCCCTTATTTAACCAGCTATGAAGTATCTCAGATATGCGATTTTCCGCTTATACACAGGCTTGATAAAGGTACGAGCGGTGTTTTGCTTATGGCTAAGAATGAATCTTTTCGCAAGAAAGTGGTTGAGCTGTTTAGAAGCCAGGAAATTGCTAAAGAGTATATAGCCTGGGTCAGCGGTATTCTGGCTGAAGATATGTATATTGATAAAAATATAAAAACACATAAACACGGTAAAGCCAAAAGCTATACCGATCCTAAAGGCAAGCCGGCAAAAACTTTTGTCTCCCCTCTGGAAGTCAGCAATAAATGCACGAAAGTTTTGATAAAGATATATACGGGCAGAACGCACCAGATAAGGGTACATTTGCAGGATGCCGGCTTTCCGGTTTTGGGGGATACGGAATACGGCGGCAAAAAATATCATCGCTTAATGCTTCACGCAAAAAAACTTGAAATGCCTGATTATACGATTGAAGCACCAGAACCGCGGGATTTTAAATAGTTCAAGAAAATATGCGAGAAATAATGCAAGATGGGGTGAAACATTTCTATCTCTCTACTTATCAATCTCCCTATCTTACTCTATTTAAAGATTAAGTATATTTATCCAGAAGGAACAGCAGGTCATTCAGCTGATACGGTTTTTTCAACATATCCACGAAACCGTAATTTTCAGGATTTAACATTGCATCACTTTCCGAATATCCTGACATTACGACGGCTTTTATTTCAGAATCCATTTCCAAAGCTTTCTTTATCGCTTCCTGTGCCCCCATGCCGCCGGGAATTGTTATGTCCAGAAAGACTAAAGAGGGTTTTTCCTTCTTATCCATAAGTTCCTTATATTTTTTTAAGAGTTCAGTTCCGTCAGAGGCAATATAAACATCAAAACCGTAATGTGTCAGAATATTTTCAAGGGAATCCTGCACCATCCTATCGTCGTCCATAACCAGTATTTTTTTATTCATACCGCTGACTGTAAAAATCTTGTCAGTGTGTTTTTCATCGGGTTTTTGAAGTGTTGCCGGAATCAGTATAGTAAATGTTGTACCTTTGCCGGGTTTTGAATCCACATGTATATAGCCGTTGTGTTTTTTAATTACGGAATGAGTTATTGCAAGACCTAACCCGCTTCCGCCCTCTTTGGTGGAAAAGTACGGGTCAAATATTTTTTCCAGTTGTTTTTTTTCTATACCTGGGCCGTTATCAGCCAATACGAGTTTCAGATATCTGCCCGGTTCGTATATTTTGTCTGTTTCGTCAACCTCATAATTGGTTATACTGGCGGTCATTTTACCGGAATCCGGTTCTATGGCCTGTCTTGCATTAATCAGAAGGTTTTGCAGAACCTGTGAGAATTGCCCGGGATCTATAAGTGCCGTCCACAGGTTTTTATCAGTTTTTATTTCATAGGAAACTGAGGAACCTCTGAGCATGAATTCAAAACTGTTTTCAGCAAGCGGTTTTATATCCACTTTTTTGATTTCGGGACGGCCTCCTTTGGAAAATGTAAGCAGCTGTTGGGACAGATTCTTTGCATTACCAATTAACTGTTCGATATTAGAAATCTTTTCGCTGAACTTGTTCTGTTTATCAAGAAGTTTTATAAGATCGACGTTGGCACTGAGCGCGGCGAGCATATTATTAAAATCGTGAGCTATACCGCCGGCCAAAATACCCACCGATTCCAGCCTTGCCTGCTTTGCCTGCTCTTCTTCGACTTTTCTTTTAACTGTTGCATCTCTGAAAATCAGAACAGCACCGATTATTTTGCTCTCAAAATCTCTTAATGGTGATACTGAATCTTCTATAAAAAATCTTTCTCCCAAATCCGTTTCCAACAGGGCTGAGACCTCTTTAGATACGGTAAGGCCGTTTTCGAGTATTTCATCCACAGGGTTTTCCACTTTCTCTGATGTGTTTTCATCGTAAAAGAACAGGATATCCCTTATGTTTTTGTCGTAAATATAGGAAGATTTTTTACCGTAATAATTTTCGAAAGTTCTGTTAACCAGAGTAACTGTGCCGTTTAGGTCGGTGACCACAACAGCGTCGCCGATACTCTTTATAATTACATGAAGACGCTCCCTTTCATCGTTAAGCTTGTTTATATACCCAATACGCTCCAGTTCAAGAGAAGCTCTTTTGGAAACCAGTGAAAGTATGTTCTGATAAATCTGCTCTTTTTCCATGGGCTTGTCATCCATAGCCGCAAGTAAACCTATCTTATTGCCGGTTTCGTCAAACATTTGAAAACCAAAGAAGGATTCAATATCCAAAGAGCGTGTCATTTCACATTCGGGAAAACTCAATCTTAAATTATGAGGGTATATACATTTTGTTTCATCTCTATCAGTGCCGCATGGAGAATTTTTTATACTAAAAATAAAATTTTCCGTTAGTTCTCCATTTTTGCAAAATGCAACAGTTTCTGCCTCGTTTTCATTTTTGACCTTTGCAATAAATACGTATTTACACTGCAGTATTTGGAAGATATCTTTAACGATTTCATTGAAATATTCCACTCCCTGCACCCTGGATGTTTTTGCGATGATAATATTTATTGCATCGTTGACACGCTTTTCCGTATCAACATCATAGGCGGTACCGGCAATGGCACTGAGGTTGTTGTTCTCATCGTAAATCAGATTAGCCACATCTCTGAACCATCTATAGTCTCCGTCAACCGTTTTTAATCTGTAAGAAAGCTCTATGCTCTTTTCTTTATTTTTGGCTGCTTTTTCAATTTTTGCAGCTGC is a window from the Flexistipes sp. genome containing:
- a CDS encoding RluA family pseudouridine synthase, which translates into the protein MKKEKAYKLLSAQEGISNRAAKDLIDRGVVFAGGEHLKIARTELPVDTVLKIRRNELDEVEVLFEDENLFAVNKSPYLTSYEVSQICDFPLIHRLDKGTSGVLLMAKNESFRKKVVELFRSQEIAKEYIAWVSGILAEDMYIDKNIKTHKHGKAKSYTDPKGKPAKTFVSPLEVSNKCTKVLIKIYTGRTHQIRVHLQDAGFPVLGDTEYGGKKYHRLMLHAKKLEMPDYTIEAPEPRDFK
- a CDS encoding ATP-binding protein gives rise to the protein MRLKKLLSSLLLFLALTAGYSTAFAARDNILVINSYFTNYEWTEQQLNGFFFKLKESNMFAGFEYHIENLDTKKMPFNAEYREQFVQMIKFKYYKTPHSPKAIYITDDNAMTFFLEDLNKLFPETPVIFSGVNNLDLMNKLDPKRFSGCFQTMDISRNVDFIIKHFGRNKRLIFIGDNSPTASIINKQIKKTMAEDFKGINYKIQTIPSISDIKSVLETVSEKNNIYILTTIGAVSHGISRATPISVVINELNTYIGKTPLISMEDVFVREGVLGGYVTSGRLAGRYAASILETLLQKPEKFKNYLNYPKITNEYLFNYPELQKFNIKIEELPENAKIINKPFSVYEEYKKIIWLVTLILIFMFIAVVMLELKIIADKKFRETERKMREMLRISRHIIYHFSFRKQKYEYISEYASEILGFQMDFFHTPNSSLHKNFMNTNDYSEAAAKIEKAAKNKEKSIELSYRLKTVDGDYRWFRDVANLIYDENNNLSAIAGTAYDVDTEKRVNDAINIIIAKTSRVQGVEYFNEIVKDIFQILQCKYVFIAKVKNENEAETVAFCKNGELTENFIFSIKNSPCGTDRDETKCIYPHNLRLSFPECEMTRSLDIESFFGFQMFDETGNKIGLLAAMDDKPMEKEQIYQNILSLVSKRASLELERIGYINKLNDERERLHVIIKSIGDAVVVTDLNGTVTLVNRTFENYYGKKSSYIYDKNIRDILFFYDENTSEKVENPVDEILENGLTVSKEVSALLETDLGERFFIEDSVSPLRDFESKIIGAVLIFRDATVKRKVEEEQAKQARLESVGILAGGIAHDFNNMLAALSANVDLIKLLDKQNKFSEKISNIEQLIGNAKNLSQQLLTFSKGGRPEIKKVDIKPLAENSFEFMLRGSSVSYEIKTDKNLWTALIDPGQFSQVLQNLLINARQAIEPDSGKMTASITNYEVDETDKIYEPGRYLKLVLADNGPGIEKKQLEKIFDPYFSTKEGGSGLGLAITHSVIKKHNGYIHVDSKPGKGTTFTILIPATLQKPDEKHTDKIFTVSGMNKKILVMDDDRMVQDSLENILTHYGFDVYIASDGTELLKKYKELMDKKEKPSLVFLDITIPGGMGAQEAIKKALEMDSEIKAVVMSGYSESDAMLNPENYGFVDMLKKPYQLNDLLFLLDKYT